From Gimesia panareensis, the proteins below share one genomic window:
- a CDS encoding response regulator — translation MKVLVVDDVGYTCYVHTRLLEELGYEVICASSGFEALSILEQDSEIKIVFSELVMRELDGLDLFLKVQKQERYNDDGQIDAPMYFVMTSIQPGNQTQNRQQERLELARKLGITGVIYKTRDREELKSAFAHNLKSALGEMSEAAPVDIYTPAQSLCEAVKDIIETKNLDAAEELFDLITCQSEYLEFFINSSSKRAELA, via the coding sequence ATGAAAGTACTTGTCGTTGATGATGTTGGTTACACCTGTTATGTGCATACCAGGTTACTGGAAGAACTGGGCTATGAAGTCATCTGTGCCTCATCCGGTTTTGAAGCGCTTTCTATTCTGGAACAGGATAGCGAAATCAAAATTGTGTTCTCCGAACTGGTGATGCGCGAACTGGACGGGCTGGATTTATTCCTCAAAGTTCAGAAGCAGGAACGCTATAATGACGATGGTCAGATCGATGCGCCCATGTATTTCGTGATGACGTCCATTCAACCCGGTAACCAGACTCAGAATCGACAACAGGAACGACTCGAACTGGCCAGGAAACTGGGCATCACCGGCGTGATTTACAAAACCCGCGATCGTGAAGAACTGAAATCTGCCTTCGCTCATAACTTAAAAAGTGCCCTGGGTGAAATGTCAGAAGCGGCTCCGGTCGACATCTACACCCCCGCCCAGAGTTTATGCGAAGCAGTCAAGGACATTATTGAAACGAAAAACCTCGATGCCGCTGAGGAATTATTTGATCTGATTACCTGCCAGTCCGAGTATCTCGAGTTTTTCATTAACAGTTCCAGCAAACGCGCGGAACTGGCTTAA
- a CDS encoding PIG-L deacetylase family protein, translating to MADQKTLLAIGAHFDDCAYGVPGIMLQAVAKNYRVVQLILIGDYSNWPPTKGREAAFKEGVVRIAKDYGIETRFLDFASHQYDTNQQTKEKVAAAVHDIKPDIALQLWEYDHHHDHTVASQLSKIALNHGGRVLNQDRFKRPRKIYHYDNGPGHTIGFEPDTFVDVTDYWDKSMEWLGRYMALQRNVEYDPAQANGALQGKENLARYRGQTCHVKFAEALWAPRKQPVEIL from the coding sequence ATGGCGGATCAGAAAACATTACTGGCCATCGGTGCCCACTTTGACGACTGTGCCTACGGTGTTCCCGGAATCATGCTGCAGGCGGTCGCCAAAAACTACCGCGTCGTACAGCTGATCCTGATCGGAGACTACAGCAACTGGCCTCCGACCAAGGGGCGCGAAGCAGCCTTTAAAGAAGGCGTGGTGCGCATCGCTAAAGATTATGGCATCGAAACCCGCTTCCTGGACTTTGCCTCGCATCAGTATGATACGAACCAGCAGACGAAAGAGAAGGTGGCTGCCGCGGTGCATGACATCAAACCGGATATTGCGCTGCAGCTCTGGGAATACGACCACCACCACGACCACACAGTGGCCTCCCAGCTGAGTAAAATTGCCCTGAATCACGGCGGCCGCGTCTTGAACCAGGATCGCTTCAAACGCCCCCGCAAAATTTACCACTACGATAACGGCCCGGGGCACACCATCGGATTTGAGCCCGACACGTTTGTGGATGTCACTGATTACTGGGACAAATCCATGGAGTGGTTGGGGCGGTATATGGCGCTGCAACGCAACGTGGAATACGATCCCGCACAAGCCAATGGTGCCCTGCAGGGAAAAGAAAACCTGGCCCGCTACCGTGGTCAAACCTGTCACGTCAAGTTTGCAGAAGCACTCTGGGCACCCCGGAAACAACCAGTGGAAATCCTCTGA
- a CDS encoding DinB family protein, giving the protein MSLAEHITASLQLPTTVVNMYLEDLTDAEILVRPFESMNHIAWQLGHLIQSEHFHVTQVAPDAMPALPEGFQERHTKETAASDEPDDFLTKAEYVQLMHAQREASLKLLATLSDEQLSQPAPEKVNYLGSTVGCIFAGEATHWMMHAGQWAVIRRKLGKPPLF; this is encoded by the coding sequence ATGAGTCTGGCAGAACACATTACCGCTTCACTGCAACTACCAACCACGGTCGTGAACATGTACCTGGAAGATCTGACCGATGCCGAGATTCTGGTCCGGCCATTTGAAAGCATGAATCACATCGCCTGGCAATTGGGGCATCTGATTCAGAGCGAGCATTTCCACGTGACCCAGGTTGCCCCCGATGCGATGCCGGCCCTGCCCGAGGGCTTCCAGGAGCGTCACACCAAAGAGACCGCGGCCAGCGACGAGCCAGATGACTTTCTGACCAAAGCAGAATATGTGCAACTGATGCATGCGCAGCGCGAGGCCAGCTTAAAACTACTCGCCACGCTCAGCGATGAGCAACTGTCGCAGCCGGCTCCGGAAAAAGTGAACTACCTGGGATCGACCGTGGGCTGCATTTTTGCAGGAGAAGCGACACACTGGATGATGCACGCCGGTCAGTGGGCGGTGATCCGTCGCAAGCTGGGAAAACCACCTCTGTTTTAA
- a CDS encoding globin domain-containing protein, whose protein sequence is MNQIALEEIFDHLGETHLEQLIAAFYRRVKTDEILQPMYPADDFDGAEYRLKEFLVYRLGGPQRYLQERGHPALRMRHAPFAIDQSARDRWMELMTAAMTETEIPVEIRQTLEPFFDQMATFLINRAG, encoded by the coding sequence ATGAATCAGATTGCGCTGGAAGAAATCTTTGACCACCTGGGCGAAACACACCTTGAACAGCTGATCGCCGCTTTTTACCGCCGGGTTAAAACCGATGAGATTCTACAGCCCATGTATCCGGCTGATGACTTCGATGGAGCGGAATACCGGCTGAAGGAGTTTCTGGTCTACCGCCTGGGCGGACCGCAACGTTATCTGCAGGAGCGGGGTCATCCGGCACTCCGCATGCGACATGCCCCGTTCGCGATCGACCAGAGTGCCCGGGATCGCTGGATGGAGCTGATGACCGCAGCGATGACAGAGACTGAAATCCCCGTTGAAATCAGGCAAACCCTCGAACCGTTTTTCGACCAGATGGCAACCTTTCTGATCAATCGGGCTGGATAA
- a CDS encoding HIT domain-containing protein — MQLDARLQADCSLICELTESSLLLMNNALVDWFILVPHCEEIELTNLPFDRQTTILQQVNLVARYLQQNCAPDKLNIATLGNVVSQLHIHVIGRKQTDPYWPAPVWGQPERRDYTEPEIEQIRQAFSEFLQQQSQ, encoded by the coding sequence ATGCAACTGGACGCGCGTCTGCAGGCGGACTGCAGCCTGATTTGCGAGCTGACAGAATCGAGCCTGCTGCTGATGAACAATGCGCTGGTGGACTGGTTCATCCTGGTCCCCCACTGCGAGGAGATCGAGCTCACCAATCTTCCCTTCGACAGGCAGACCACCATCCTGCAGCAGGTGAACCTGGTGGCCCGCTATCTGCAGCAGAACTGTGCGCCGGACAAACTGAATATCGCGACCCTGGGCAACGTTGTCAGCCAGCTCCATATTCATGTCATCGGTCGGAAACAGACCGATCCCTACTGGCCGGCTCCGGTCTGGGGGCAGCCAGAGCGCCGTGACTATACGGAACCAGAAATCGAACAGATCAGGCAGGCCTTCTCCGAATTTCTACAGCAGCAATCTCAATAA
- a CDS encoding Gfo/Idh/MocA family protein: MSESALRIGVLGLIHDHVWDHLPQLAHSQNAELVAAFDTNQELRDRVQNEYGCPVYDTAEALLSEQELDGVYIFSSNKAGAELTLLALEQGLPVMIEKPMAASLSQAEAMLAAAQEKNLCLMVNWPFAWWPQMQHALALAKSGGIGDLWQVKYRAAHAGPKELGCSDYFCDWLFDPELNGAGAMMDYCCYGCVLASDLLGTPDSVTGIGGQYRPAPLGVEDNALIVMQYPHGIATAEGSWSQIGKLTAYATAIYGTQGTLIVEPHKKGRLMLATAADPLGSEVKVECPVLSLQTATEHFAHCIRTGETPWELCDPQISLSAQQILEAGVQQLKPC; encoded by the coding sequence ATGTCAGAATCAGCATTGCGAATTGGAGTTCTCGGTTTAATTCACGACCATGTCTGGGATCACTTGCCCCAGCTCGCGCATTCCCAAAACGCCGAGCTCGTGGCTGCCTTCGATACCAACCAGGAACTCCGCGACCGCGTTCAGAACGAATACGGGTGTCCGGTCTATGACACAGCCGAAGCGCTGTTATCCGAACAGGAACTGGACGGCGTCTATATTTTCAGCAGCAACAAAGCGGGCGCGGAACTGACTCTGCTGGCTCTGGAGCAGGGGCTGCCTGTGATGATTGAAAAACCGATGGCCGCCAGCCTGTCGCAGGCCGAGGCCATGCTGGCTGCCGCTCAAGAGAAAAATCTGTGCCTGATGGTCAACTGGCCGTTTGCCTGGTGGCCGCAGATGCAGCATGCACTTGCGCTGGCCAAATCAGGAGGCATCGGAGACCTCTGGCAGGTAAAATACCGGGCCGCCCATGCCGGTCCGAAGGAACTGGGGTGCAGTGATTATTTCTGCGACTGGCTGTTTGATCCGGAGCTGAACGGAGCCGGTGCCATGATGGATTACTGCTGCTACGGCTGTGTCCTCGCCAGCGATCTCCTGGGGACGCCGGATTCTGTCACCGGAATCGGTGGGCAGTATCGCCCCGCTCCGCTGGGAGTCGAGGACAACGCGCTGATCGTCATGCAATATCCCCATGGTATTGCGACCGCGGAAGGTTCCTGGTCTCAAATCGGCAAACTGACAGCCTATGCGACCGCCATTTATGGGACTCAGGGGACCCTGATTGTCGAACCGCACAAAAAAGGCAGACTGATGCTGGCGACCGCAGCAGATCCGCTGGGGTCAGAGGTGAAAGTAGAGTGTCCAGTGCTCTCTCTGCAGACCGCGACCGAACATTTTGCCCATTGTATCCGAACGGGAGAAACGCCCTGGGAACTGTGTGACCCGCAGATCAGCCTGTCTGCACAGCAGATTCTGGAAGCAGGCGTGCAGCAGCTGAAACCATGCTGA
- a CDS encoding cupin domain-containing protein: MTLSHAKAGEVVDISPLGAGLESAKTTTLVKTDALQIVRLVLQAGRSLPNHSAAGILTVQCLEGRVQFNCLGESHELSPGQLLHLPHAEPHSVECLESASLLLTIISDPSGKRPLNAIDEASDESFPASDPPAWNAGKRT, encoded by the coding sequence ATGACACTCTCACATGCCAAAGCGGGTGAAGTGGTTGACATAAGCCCGCTGGGCGCTGGCCTGGAGTCAGCCAAAACGACCACGCTGGTCAAAACCGATGCATTACAGATCGTCCGTCTGGTCCTGCAGGCAGGTCGGTCCCTGCCCAATCATTCTGCTGCAGGCATTTTAACCGTGCAATGCCTGGAAGGCCGTGTGCAGTTCAACTGTCTGGGTGAAAGCCATGAACTCTCCCCAGGACAGTTACTCCATCTGCCCCATGCGGAGCCGCATTCGGTCGAATGTCTGGAATCTGCATCGCTGCTGCTGACCATCATCTCGGATCCCTCAGGCAAACGTCCACTGAATGCCATCGATGAAGCATCAGATGAATCGTTTCCGGCCAGCGATCCGCCCGCCTGGAACGCAGGAAAAAGAACCTGA
- a CDS encoding glutamine synthetase family protein has protein sequence MQRDLLEKQLREYNIELVRAIYVGPDGIARGKAFLPGSIDEVLERGLGLTQAQASVTVFDHLPPESQFQPVGEVRICPDINTFQVLPYLPGHARMISNLNTIQGDPWELCPRHLLQTFLDKLTERGLVLRAAFENEFTIYRNVHDNWEPLDQTNCFSSAAMDMASPYILPILSALEQQGVQVEKYYPEAGHGQHEIPIRHQEGMLAADQQVTFKETVRGVALANDFRISFMPKASPDSAGNGCHIHFSLWDKETEQNLFYDKEAPFGLSELALHFMAGVLNHLPAVMSFTAPTTNSYSRFVERCWSSCYASWGPDNREATLRAASGFLGQEAATVNVEFKPSDPTCNPYFALSALLCAGLEGIDNAASPGEPIMTDPALLTPEEREARGMTRYPADLSTSLAGLEEDALFQQSFGESRIADYLTMKRAEIEMINSLEHAAEQTAYLFRF, from the coding sequence ATGCAGCGGGATCTTCTGGAAAAACAGCTGCGGGAATACAACATCGAACTGGTGCGCGCGATCTACGTCGGGCCCGACGGCATTGCCCGCGGGAAAGCGTTTCTGCCCGGGAGTATCGATGAGGTCCTCGAACGGGGGCTGGGGCTTACACAGGCGCAGGCGTCGGTCACGGTTTTCGATCACCTGCCTCCGGAAAGCCAGTTTCAGCCGGTAGGTGAGGTCCGCATCTGTCCGGACATCAATACGTTTCAGGTGCTCCCCTATCTCCCGGGCCATGCGCGGATGATTTCCAACCTGAACACCATTCAGGGGGATCCCTGGGAACTCTGCCCGCGGCATCTGCTCCAGACCTTTCTCGACAAACTGACAGAACGGGGACTGGTTCTGCGTGCTGCATTTGAAAACGAATTTACGATTTACCGTAATGTGCACGACAACTGGGAGCCGCTGGATCAGACCAACTGTTTCAGTTCGGCCGCCATGGATATGGCCAGCCCCTATATCCTGCCGATTCTCTCTGCACTGGAACAACAGGGAGTACAGGTCGAGAAGTATTATCCGGAAGCAGGCCACGGTCAGCATGAAATCCCTATTCGGCACCAGGAGGGTATGCTGGCTGCAGATCAGCAGGTCACGTTCAAAGAAACCGTACGGGGCGTCGCGCTGGCAAATGACTTCCGGATTTCGTTTATGCCCAAAGCATCTCCCGATTCAGCCGGTAACGGGTGCCACATTCACTTCAGCCTCTGGGACAAAGAGACCGAACAGAATCTGTTTTACGACAAGGAGGCCCCATTCGGACTTTCAGAACTGGCACTGCATTTTATGGCGGGAGTCCTGAATCACCTGCCGGCTGTGATGTCGTTCACTGCCCCAACTACCAATTCCTACAGTCGCTTTGTCGAGCGCTGCTGGAGTTCCTGTTACGCTTCCTGGGGCCCCGACAACCGTGAAGCCACCCTGCGGGCTGCGTCCGGATTCCTGGGGCAGGAAGCAGCCACCGTCAATGTCGAATTCAAACCGTCTGACCCGACATGCAACCCTTATTTCGCCCTCTCGGCGCTCCTCTGTGCCGGGCTGGAGGGAATCGACAATGCTGCTTCTCCCGGTGAGCCGATCATGACCGATCCGGCACTGTTGACTCCGGAAGAACGCGAAGCACGGGGAATGACGCGTTATCCTGCGGATCTCTCAACCTCACTGGCCGGCCTCGAAGAAGATGCCCTGTTTCAGCAAAGCTTCGGCGAATCGCGGATTGCAGACTATCTGACCATGAAACGAGCGGAGATTGAAATGATCAATTCACTCGAACATGCCGCGGAACAGACTGCCTACCTCTTCCGTTTTTAA
- a CDS encoding FadR/GntR family transcriptional regulator: MPEPTDLLNSDSWATSFPKSSEIAEQICLRIQREKLVPGSYLGTVEKLTEEFGVSRSVIREAVGNLRGLGVITGRPKVGLSVAEGDIQSVLRKVLVPQTTCEKGWREVAQLRVVIEIGSLPMVTHNITEAQLDRLQQIIDEQSTLLANDQLSSGLLLQKFVEKDLLFHEALLQSANQELITQFHQVLMKYFQQGIDFFPLPTFQMIHEHQQVVDALRDRDCAAAVQSLTAHLKPIHSILNSLDETTESSSDESFD; this comes from the coding sequence ATGCCAGAACCGACCGACCTTTTAAACTCTGACAGCTGGGCAACCTCTTTCCCCAAAAGCTCAGAAATTGCAGAACAGATCTGCCTGCGAATCCAGAGAGAAAAACTGGTACCGGGCAGCTACCTGGGAACCGTGGAAAAACTGACCGAGGAGTTTGGAGTCTCCCGTTCCGTGATTCGTGAAGCGGTCGGGAATCTGCGCGGACTGGGAGTCATTACCGGCCGCCCCAAAGTGGGACTATCCGTTGCAGAAGGTGACATTCAGTCTGTCTTACGCAAAGTTCTGGTTCCCCAGACCACCTGTGAAAAAGGCTGGCGGGAAGTGGCTCAGTTGCGCGTGGTGATTGAAATTGGTTCCCTCCCGATGGTGACCCACAATATTACAGAAGCACAACTGGACCGCCTGCAGCAGATCATCGACGAACAGAGCACACTCCTGGCTAACGATCAGCTCTCATCGGGACTGCTGTTACAAAAGTTTGTGGAAAAAGATCTGCTCTTCCACGAAGCGCTGTTACAGTCAGCCAACCAGGAACTGATCACACAGTTTCATCAGGTGCTGATGAAGTATTTTCAACAGGGCATTGATTTCTTTCCGCTGCCCACATTCCAGATGATTCACGAACACCAGCAGGTGGTTGATGCCCTCCGGGATCGTGACTGCGCTGCAGCCGTCCAAAGTCTAACGGCACATCTGAAACCGATTCATTCCATACTGAATTCGCTGGATGAAACAACGGAATCGTCGTCAGACGAATCCTTCGATTAA
- a CDS encoding IS5 family transposase (programmed frameshift), with protein MTRVSRPATGRNITGSRTEPKPQLSDEQWLLIKDLFPEPPVNAAGGRPRVAARECLEGILWVLRTGARWKDLPTFLPSPSTCWRRFKEWTEDGVFLEAWQRLLEHLDRRKLVVWSEAFGDGTFCPAKKGAPDVGKTKRGKGTKLMLLVDGNGLPLALDRASASPAEVKLIESLLDQRVLPRDPDRLIYDRAADSDPLRTELAERQIELICPHRKNRVKPATQDGRALRRYRRRWKVERTISWLFNFRRLVIRYERYSHLFLGFAQLACVFTLLNKL; from the exons ATGACCCGCGTGTCACGACCTGCCACAGGTCGCAACATTACCGGGTCCAGGACGGAACCAAAACCACAACTCTCGGACGAGCAATGGCTTCTGATCAAAGATCTGTTTCCAGAACCACCGGTAAACGCAGCCGGAGGGCGGCCCAGAGTGGCTGCCCGCGAGTGCCTCGAAGGAATCCTTTGGGTATTAAGGACCGGTGCCCGATGGAAAGATTTACCAACATTTTTACCATCTCCCAGCACCTGCTGGCGGCGTTTCAAGGAATGGACCGAAGACGGTGTCTTCCTGGAAGCGTGGCAGCGATTGCTCGAACACTTAGACCGCCGGAAGCTGGTTGTCTGGTCGGAAGCATTCGGGGATGGCACATTCTGCCCCGCAAAAAAAGGGGCGC CCGATGTCGGAAAGACAAAACGGGGAAAGGGAACCAAGCTTATGCTGCTGGTCGACGGAAACGGGCTCCCTCTCGCTTTGGATCGTGCCAGTGCCTCTCCGGCAGAGGTGAAGCTGATTGAATCCCTGCTGGACCAGCGAGTTTTGCCACGCGACCCCGATCGCCTGATTTATGATCGTGCGGCCGACAGCGATCCCCTGCGCACAGAGCTGGCGGAACGGCAGATAGAGCTGATCTGTCCGCATCGCAAGAACCGTGTGAAACCAGCGACGCAAGACGGGCGTGCTCTGCGGCGATATCGACGCCGCTGGAAAGTCGAACGCACCATCAGCTGGCTGTTCAACTTTCGTCGTCTGGTAATACGATATGAACGATACAGTCATTTGTTTTTAGGATTCGCACAACTCGCGTGCGTGTTCACCTTACTTAATAAGTTATGA
- a CDS encoding leucine-rich repeat domain-containing protein, which yields MKPFREALILVFCLTLITGCAEKSEVKPSASKETAESSKPAREASQPSVPESELKAAESLKAAGAKLKLDQAGYVIEVNLRGTLIDDAKDLQGITQLSRLRSLLFNETPITEAELELIAKVASLENLDARDCSLNNKSISYLTGLSKLKALRLSGNEDIDDEAMPDINKLTNLKVLMLDFLWVSDDGLTQLKDLQKLEEIYLAKTLIDDKALQTLTTFPKLKKIRLAQNQISNEGLAALAKMPQIVELDLSENSLLSDPGMQHLAGLKAMQKLNLWRVALTDTGVKPLQGLTNMEWLNLDNTQVTDAGLKYLKDMHKLEFLHLGSTPVSDAGLPALESLTSLKELTVTRTAVSAEGVKELKKKLPNTKIQLKYIPGE from the coding sequence ATGAAACCATTTCGAGAAGCTTTGATTCTCGTTTTCTGTCTGACTCTGATCACCGGCTGTGCCGAAAAATCCGAGGTCAAACCGTCTGCCTCCAAGGAAACAGCGGAAAGCAGCAAACCGGCCCGGGAGGCATCCCAACCCAGCGTTCCGGAAAGTGAACTCAAAGCTGCGGAGTCGCTCAAAGCCGCCGGTGCAAAGTTGAAACTGGATCAAGCGGGTTACGTAATCGAAGTCAATCTGCGCGGCACTCTGATTGATGATGCCAAAGATCTCCAGGGGATCACCCAGCTGTCGCGTCTGCGTTCGCTGCTGTTTAACGAAACCCCGATTACCGAAGCGGAACTCGAGTTGATCGCCAAAGTCGCGTCCCTGGAAAATCTGGACGCCCGCGACTGCTCGCTGAATAATAAATCGATTTCTTACCTGACCGGGCTCTCCAAACTGAAGGCACTTCGCCTGTCGGGCAATGAGGATATCGACGATGAAGCGATGCCCGACATCAACAAGCTGACCAACCTCAAAGTGCTGATGCTCGACTTCCTCTGGGTCAGTGACGACGGATTGACACAACTGAAAGATCTGCAGAAGCTGGAAGAAATCTATCTCGCCAAAACGCTGATTGACGACAAAGCACTGCAGACGCTCACCACATTCCCCAAACTGAAGAAGATCCGTCTGGCCCAGAATCAGATTTCGAACGAGGGGCTGGCCGCACTGGCGAAGATGCCCCAGATTGTCGAACTGGACCTGAGCGAAAACAGCCTGCTCTCCGATCCCGGGATGCAGCACCTGGCAGGCCTCAAGGCCATGCAGAAACTCAATCTCTGGCGGGTCGCCCTGACCGATACAGGTGTCAAACCGTTACAGGGCCTGACAAACATGGAATGGCTGAACCTGGATAATACGCAGGTCACCGATGCGGGGCTGAAATACCTCAAAGACATGCACAAGCTGGAATTTCTGCACCTGGGATCGACCCCGGTCTCCGATGCCGGCCTGCCGGCTCTGGAAAGTCTGACCAGCCTCAAAGAACTGACAGTCACGCGTACCGCAGTCTCGGCGGAAGGTGTCAAAGAGCTGAAAAAGAAATTGCCGAATACGAAAATTCAGTTGAAGTATATTCCTGGCGAATAG
- a CDS encoding Gfo/Idh/MocA family oxidoreductase yields the protein MQKNSNFSRREFLKTTTAGAAAISTGVWTGLAPAASKSANEKLNIACIGTANRAAADVEGVKGENIVALVDVDSNYLDRAGASFPDARRYADYREMLESEDGKIDAVVIGTTDHHHAPASIRAIRKGLHVYCEKPLTHTVQEARIIAEEAKKQGVATQLGTQIHAGDNYRRVVEVVRSGVLGDIDEVHVWVGKGWGGGDLPTETQEPPKNLNWDLWLGPAPERPYAAGRYHPAQWRRWWQFGQGTLGDMACHYMDLPFWALDLRHPTHCEADGPEVHPEACPHGLIVRYQFPKRGSLVPVNLTWYDGNRIPKKVAGQRVPGSGVMFVGTEGSMFANYGSYKLFPKEKFGDFKPPKQTIPKSIGHHAEWIKACKDGSPTTCNFDYSGALTEAVLLGNVAYRSKCALEWDAANLKATNCSDADKFISKEYRDGWEVV from the coding sequence ATGCAAAAGAATTCAAACTTCAGCCGACGTGAGTTTCTGAAAACGACCACAGCCGGAGCAGCCGCCATTTCAACCGGGGTCTGGACCGGACTGGCCCCGGCTGCTTCGAAGTCTGCGAACGAAAAACTGAATATTGCCTGTATCGGAACTGCCAACCGGGCTGCCGCCGATGTCGAAGGTGTCAAAGGCGAGAACATTGTTGCGCTGGTTGACGTCGACTCGAACTACCTGGATCGAGCCGGTGCCAGCTTCCCCGATGCCCGCCGGTATGCAGACTATCGTGAGATGCTGGAGAGCGAAGATGGAAAAATTGACGCGGTCGTCATCGGCACCACCGACCATCATCACGCACCCGCATCCATTCGCGCCATCCGCAAAGGGTTGCATGTCTACTGTGAAAAGCCGCTGACGCACACCGTTCAGGAAGCCCGCATTATCGCAGAGGAAGCCAAAAAGCAGGGCGTTGCGACTCAGCTGGGAACTCAGATTCATGCCGGCGATAACTACCGCCGCGTCGTGGAAGTCGTACGGTCCGGAGTCCTGGGTGATATCGACGAAGTTCACGTCTGGGTCGGCAAAGGCTGGGGCGGTGGCGATCTGCCGACCGAAACCCAGGAACCTCCCAAGAATCTGAACTGGGATCTGTGGCTCGGACCGGCACCCGAGCGGCCCTATGCTGCTGGCCGTTATCATCCCGCACAATGGCGTCGCTGGTGGCAGTTCGGCCAGGGAACCCTGGGCGACATGGCCTGCCATTATATGGACTTGCCATTCTGGGCACTGGACCTGCGGCACCCGACCCACTGTGAAGCGGATGGACCGGAAGTACATCCGGAAGCCTGTCCGCACGGCTTGATTGTTCGCTACCAGTTCCCCAAACGGGGCAGCCTGGTTCCGGTGAATCTGACCTGGTACGACGGGAACAGGATTCCCAAGAAAGTCGCCGGTCAGCGTGTTCCCGGCAGTGGCGTGATGTTCGTCGGAACGGAAGGTTCCATGTTTGCCAATTACGGCAGCTACAAACTCTTCCCGAAAGAAAAGTTTGGCGACTTTAAGCCGCCGAAGCAAACCATCCCCAAGTCCATCGGTCATCATGCGGAATGGATCAAGGCCTGCAAAGATGGTTCACCCACCACCTGCAACTTTGATTATTCCGGTGCGTTAACCGAAGCCGTGCTGCTGGGCAACGTGGCGTATCGTTCGAAGTGTGCCCTGGAATGGGATGCTGCGAACCTCAAAGCAACAAACTGCTCTGACGCCGACAAGTTTATCTCGAAAGAGTACCGCGACGGCTGGGAAGTCGTTTAA